From the Pseudomonas sp. SORT22 genome, one window contains:
- a CDS encoding glutathione S-transferase family protein, protein MYKVYGDYQSGNCYKIKLMLHLLDLPYEWHSVDILKGETETPEFLTMNPNGKVPVLELEDGTYLWESNAILNFLADGSEFLPTEPRLRTQVLQWQFFEQYSHEPYIAVARFIQFYLGLPQERLEEYKTLHKGGYKALRVMEKQLQLTPYLVGDRYSIADVALYAYTHVAHQGGFDLDGYPGIQAWLERVASHPRHVTMLG, encoded by the coding sequence ATGTACAAGGTTTACGGCGACTACCAGTCGGGCAACTGCTACAAGATCAAGCTCATGTTGCACCTGCTCGACCTGCCTTATGAATGGCATTCGGTGGATATCCTCAAGGGCGAGACGGAAACCCCTGAGTTCCTGACCATGAACCCCAATGGCAAGGTGCCGGTGCTGGAACTCGAGGATGGCACCTACCTGTGGGAGTCCAACGCGATTCTCAACTTCCTCGCCGATGGTAGCGAGTTCCTGCCCACCGAACCGCGCTTGCGCACCCAGGTGCTGCAATGGCAGTTCTTCGAGCAGTACAGCCATGAGCCGTACATCGCCGTGGCACGCTTCATCCAGTTTTACCTGGGGTTGCCGCAAGAGCGGCTGGAGGAGTACAAGACCCTGCACAAGGGCGGCTACAAGGCCCTGCGGGTGATGGAGAAGCAACTGCAGCTAACGCCTTACCTGGTGGGTGATCGCTATTCGATCGCCGACGTCGCGCTGTACGCCTACACCCATGTCGCCCACCAGGGCGGCTTTGACCTCGACGGCTACCCTGGCATCCAGGCATGGCTGGAGCGTGTGGCCAGCCATCCCCGTCATGTGACCATGCTCGGTTGA
- a CDS encoding glutathione S-transferase N-terminal domain-containing protein has translation MIVKALRVGLGQLIVFGDWISRPAKLKRDPAAQALVEQQAKGLSLYQFHACPFCVKTRRTLHRLNVPVALRDAKNNQQDRQALLAEGGKIKVPCLRIEEDGKTTWMYESKVIIDYLNKRFAA, from the coding sequence ATGATCGTCAAAGCACTGCGTGTGGGCCTCGGCCAGTTGATTGTGTTCGGTGACTGGATCAGCCGCCCGGCCAAGCTCAAGCGCGACCCGGCCGCCCAGGCCCTGGTCGAGCAACAGGCCAAGGGCCTGAGCCTGTACCAGTTTCATGCCTGCCCGTTCTGCGTGAAAACCCGCCGCACCCTGCACCGCCTGAACGTGCCGGTGGCACTGCGCGATGCCAAGAACAACCAACAGGATCGCCAGGCCCTGCTTGCCGAAGGCGGCAAGATCAAGGTGCCGTGCCTGCGTATCGAGGAAGACGGCAAGACCACCTGGATGTATGAATCCAAGGTGATCATCGACTACCTCAACAAGCGTTTTGCCGCCTGA
- the folE gene encoding GTP cyclohydrolase I FolE encodes MSLEQNYTAILGQLGEDVSREGLLDTPKRAAKAMQYLCRGYEQTLEEVTNGALFSSDNSEMVLVKDIELYSLCEHHMLPFIGKAHVAYIPDGKVLGLSKVARIVDMYARRLQIQENLSRQVAEAIQQVTGALGVAVVIEAKHMCMMMRGVEKQNSTMITSVMLGEFRENAATRSEFLSLIK; translated from the coding sequence ATGTCCCTGGAACAGAACTACACCGCGATCCTTGGCCAGCTTGGCGAGGATGTCTCCCGCGAGGGCCTGCTCGACACGCCCAAGCGGGCTGCGAAGGCCATGCAGTACCTTTGCCGCGGTTATGAGCAAACCCTGGAAGAAGTGACTAACGGCGCCCTGTTCAGCTCCGATAACAGCGAAATGGTCCTGGTCAAGGACATCGAGCTGTACTCGCTGTGCGAACACCACATGCTGCCGTTCATCGGCAAGGCCCACGTGGCCTACATCCCTGACGGCAAGGTCCTGGGCCTGTCGAAGGTGGCGCGGATCGTCGACATGTACGCACGCCGCCTGCAGATTCAGGAAAACCTCAGCCGCCAGGTCGCCGAAGCGATCCAGCAGGTCACCGGCGCCCTGGGCGTTGCCGTGGTCATCGAGGCCAAACACATGTGCATGATGATGCGCGGTGTGGAAAAACAGAACTCGACCATGATCACTTCGGTGATGCTCGGCGAATTCCGCGAAAACGCCGCGACCCGCAGCGAGTTTCTCAGCCTGATCAAGTAA
- a CDS encoding Smr/MutS family protein, which yields MQDDDFSLFKSEMRGVKPITHDRAEVGKPKADRKKLASLRQAATVRSDQTVVDGLSDQFVIDVGPEDDLHWSRDGVQESQMRKLKLGQIGFEGSLDLHGMTVEKARETLWAFLAEATRFEVRCVRVTHGKAVRLDGKRPMIKSHVNTWLRQHPQVLGFTSCQARHGGTGAVYVMLKRTMLEGRDE from the coding sequence ATGCAAGACGACGATTTTTCCCTGTTCAAAAGCGAGATGCGCGGCGTCAAGCCGATCACCCATGATCGCGCCGAAGTCGGCAAACCCAAGGCCGACCGCAAGAAACTGGCAAGCCTGCGCCAGGCCGCGACGGTCCGTAGCGACCAGACCGTGGTCGATGGCCTGTCGGACCAGTTTGTGATTGATGTCGGCCCCGAAGACGATCTGCACTGGAGCCGTGACGGCGTCCAGGAAAGCCAGATGCGCAAGCTCAAGCTCGGCCAGATCGGCTTCGAAGGCAGCCTCGACCTGCACGGCATGACCGTCGAAAAGGCCCGGGAAACCCTGTGGGCCTTCCTTGCCGAAGCCACCCGCTTCGAAGTGCGCTGCGTGCGCGTCACCCACGGCAAGGCAGTGCGCCTGGATGGCAAGCGACCGATGATCAAGAGCCACGTCAACACCTGGCTGCGCCAGCACCCTCAAGTGCTCGGTTTTACCTCATGTCAGGCCCGCCATGGCGGTACTGGCGCGGTGTATGTCATGCTCAAGCGAACCATGCTCGAAGGCCGTGACGAGTAA
- a CDS encoding cysteine hydrolase family protein: MSVPTTMFHLSGRGYPPAKLNNASLVIIDAQKEYLSGPLALSGMDAAVANIAKMLEAARKAGRPIIHVRHLGTVGGMFDPQGPRGEFIPGLEPVGDEVIIEKRMPNAFKNTTLHETLQKYGHLDLIVCGFMSHSSVSTTVRRAKDYGYRCTLIEDACATRDLPFKDGVIPAAQIQQSEMAIMADNFACVAPTTSLI; the protein is encoded by the coding sequence ATGTCTGTTCCAACGACGATGTTCCACCTCAGCGGCCGCGGCTATCCGCCGGCCAAGCTGAACAACGCCAGCCTGGTGATTATCGATGCGCAAAAGGAGTACCTCAGCGGTCCCCTGGCGCTCTCGGGCATGGACGCGGCCGTGGCCAACATCGCTAAAATGCTCGAGGCGGCCCGCAAGGCCGGGCGCCCGATCATCCACGTGCGTCACCTGGGTACCGTCGGCGGCATGTTCGACCCGCAGGGCCCACGCGGCGAATTCATCCCGGGCCTGGAGCCTGTGGGCGATGAAGTGATCATCGAAAAGCGCATGCCCAATGCCTTCAAGAACACCACCCTGCACGAGACCCTGCAAAAGTACGGGCACCTGGACCTGATCGTCTGCGGCTTCATGAGCCACTCCAGCGTCAGTACCACCGTGCGCCGGGCCAAAGACTACGGCTACCGCTGCACCCTGATCGAGGATGCCTGCGCCACCCGCGACCTGCCGTTCAAGGACGGCGTGATTCCGGCGGCGCAGATCCAGCAGAGCGAGATGGCGATCATGGCCGACAACTTTGCCTGCGTGGCGCCAACCACCAGCCTGATCTGA
- the prmB gene encoding 50S ribosomal protein L3 N(5)-glutamine methyltransferase: MITSRLRTLRDHIRWAVSRFHEHGLFFGHGADNAWDEARLLVLGSVHLPWEVADAYLDCQLEDDELVNLQRMLKRRIEDRVPTAYLLGEAWFCGLSFIVDERVLIPRSPIGELIEKRFEPWLASEPARILDLCTGSGCIGIVSAEVFPEAEVVLADLSFEALEVANQNIERHGLEERVYTVQGDGFAGLPGQRFDLILSNPPYVDAEDFADMPEEYHHEPELGLACGNDGLDLVRRMLAEAADHLTDKGLLIVEVGNSQVHVEALYPEVDFAWLEFERGGHGVFMLTAEQCRQHQGLFASKV; encoded by the coding sequence GTGATCACTTCTCGCTTGCGCACCCTGCGCGATCATATCCGTTGGGCCGTCAGCCGTTTCCACGAGCATGGCCTGTTTTTCGGTCATGGCGCCGACAACGCCTGGGATGAAGCGCGGCTGCTGGTGCTGGGCTCGGTGCACCTGCCCTGGGAAGTCGCCGATGCCTACCTGGACTGCCAGCTGGAAGACGACGAGCTGGTCAACCTGCAGCGTATGCTCAAGCGCCGCATCGAAGACCGCGTGCCGACCGCCTACCTGCTGGGCGAGGCGTGGTTCTGCGGCTTGTCGTTCATCGTCGACGAGCGCGTGCTGATTCCGCGCTCACCGATCGGCGAACTGATCGAAAAACGCTTCGAACCGTGGCTGGCCAGCGAACCTGCGCGCATCCTCGACCTGTGCACCGGCTCCGGCTGCATCGGCATCGTCAGCGCCGAAGTGTTCCCCGAGGCTGAAGTGGTGCTGGCCGACCTGTCGTTCGAGGCACTGGAAGTCGCCAACCAGAACATCGAGCGCCATGGCCTGGAAGAGCGTGTGTATACCGTGCAGGGCGACGGTTTTGCCGGCCTGCCGGGTCAGCGTTTCGACCTGATCCTGTCCAACCCGCCGTACGTCGATGCCGAAGACTTTGCCGACATGCCCGAGGAATATCACCACGAGCCGGAGCTGGGCCTGGCCTGCGGTAACGACGGCCTGGACCTGGTGCGACGGATGCTGGCTGAAGCGGCCGATCACCTGACCGACAAAGGGTTGCTGATTGTCGAGGTGGGCAACAGCCAGGTGCATGTCGAGGCGTTGTATCCGGAGGTAGATTTCGCCTGGCTGGAGTTCGAGCGCGGCGGCCACGGGGTGTTCATGCTCACGGCTGAGCAGTGCCGCCAGCACCAGGGGCTGTTTGCCTCGAAGGTGTAA
- a CDS encoding alpha/beta fold hydrolase, translating to MMLRIVAVIALLFSGLVQAAAPVVFQRPLSLDTGSGVLHGSLLLPRTEQPPPVVLIIAGSGPTDRDGNNPYGGNTDNLKQLALTLAKNNIASVRYDKRGVAASLAATPDERDLTVERYVADAVAWSQKIKADPRFGRLVLLGHSEGALIASLAAEHSGASAVISIAGSGWPIDKALRAQMFDRIPGRYMASAHDILDRLKNGKTSSRVPLPLQDVLRPSVQPYLISLFRQDPAEAFAKVKVPALIIQGTHDFQVGVDNAEILKAAKPDAELALIKGMNHMLRIAPEEMSQQRDSYLDPQLPQAAELGQRVVDFIQRLPAS from the coding sequence ATGATGTTGCGTATTGTTGCAGTAATCGCCCTGCTGTTCAGTGGTCTGGTCCAGGCTGCTGCCCCCGTCGTGTTCCAGCGCCCGCTCAGCCTCGATACCGGCAGCGGCGTGCTGCACGGCAGCCTGCTGTTGCCGCGCACCGAGCAGCCGCCACCGGTGGTGCTGATCATTGCTGGCTCCGGGCCGACCGATCGCGACGGCAACAACCCCTACGGCGGCAATACCGACAACCTCAAGCAACTGGCCCTGACCCTGGCGAAAAACAATATCGCCAGCGTGCGCTACGACAAGCGAGGCGTCGCCGCCAGCCTGGCTGCTACGCCGGATGAGCGTGACCTGACGGTGGAACGCTATGTTGCCGACGCGGTGGCCTGGAGCCAGAAAATCAAGGCCGACCCACGCTTCGGCCGCCTGGTCCTGCTCGGCCACAGCGAAGGTGCGCTGATCGCCAGCCTTGCCGCCGAGCACAGCGGCGCCAGCGCGGTGATCAGCATTGCCGGCAGCGGCTGGCCGATCGACAAGGCGCTGCGCGCGCAGATGTTTGACCGCATCCCCGGGCGCTACATGGCCAGTGCCCATGACATCCTTGACCGCTTGAAAAACGGCAAGACTTCTTCCCGCGTGCCGCTGCCACTGCAGGACGTCCTGCGCCCGAGCGTGCAGCCCTACCTGATTTCGCTGTTCCGCCAGGACCCGGCCGAGGCCTTCGCCAAGGTCAAGGTACCGGCATTGATCATCCAGGGCACCCATGACTTCCAGGTCGGTGTCGATAACGCCGAGATCCTCAAGGCGGCCAAGCCGGATGCCGAACTGGCGTTGATCAAGGGTATGAACCACATGCTGCGCATCGCCCCCGAAGAAATGAGCCAGCAACGCGACAGCTACCTTGACCCGCAACTGCCGCAAGCAGCCGAACTTGGCCAGCGCGTTGTCGACTTCATTCAGCGGTTGCCCGCCAGCTGA
- the aroC gene encoding chorismate synthase, whose amino-acid sequence MSGNTYGKLFTVTTAGESHGPALVAIVDGCPPGLEISLADLQHDLDRRKPGTSRHTTQRQEADEVEILSGVFEGRTTGCSIGLLIRNTDQKSKDYSAIKDLFRPAHADYTYHHKYGERDYRGGGRSSARETAMRVAAGAIAKKYLASQGIRIRGYMSQLGPIEIPFKTWDSVEQNAFFSPDPDKVPELEAYMDQLRRDQDSVGAKITVVAEGVMPGLGEPIFDRLDAELAHALMSINAVKGVEIGAGFASVAQRGTEHRDELTPEGFLSNNAGGILGGISSGQPIVAHLALKPTSSITTPGRSIDVDGNSVEVITKGRHDPCVGIRATPIAEAMMAIVLMDHLLRHRGQNAEVRVNTPVLGQL is encoded by the coding sequence ATGTCCGGCAATACCTACGGCAAGCTGTTCACTGTCACCACCGCTGGCGAAAGCCATGGTCCGGCGTTGGTCGCCATTGTCGATGGCTGCCCGCCGGGCCTGGAAATTTCCCTGGCCGACCTGCAGCACGACCTCGATCGGCGCAAGCCCGGCACCAGCCGCCACACCACCCAGCGCCAGGAAGCCGACGAAGTCGAAATCCTCTCGGGTGTGTTCGAAGGCCGCACCACCGGTTGCTCGATCGGCTTGCTGATTCGCAACACCGACCAGAAGTCCAAGGACTACTCGGCGATCAAGGACCTGTTCCGCCCGGCCCACGCCGACTACACCTACCACCACAAGTACGGTGAGCGCGACTACCGCGGCGGTGGCCGCAGCTCGGCGCGCGAGACCGCCATGCGCGTGGCCGCCGGCGCCATCGCCAAGAAGTACCTGGCCAGCCAGGGTATTCGCATTCGCGGCTACATGAGCCAGCTCGGTCCGATCGAAATCCCTTTCAAGACCTGGGATTCGGTGGAGCAGAACGCCTTCTTCAGCCCCGACCCGGACAAAGTCCCGGAGCTTGAGGCCTACATGGACCAGCTGCGCCGTGACCAGGATTCGGTCGGGGCAAAGATCACCGTGGTCGCCGAAGGTGTCATGCCGGGCCTGGGCGAGCCGATCTTCGATCGCCTGGACGCCGAGCTTGCCCATGCGCTGATGAGCATCAACGCAGTCAAGGGCGTGGAGATCGGCGCAGGTTTTGCCAGCGTCGCCCAGCGCGGCACCGAACACCGTGACGAGCTGACCCCAGAGGGTTTTCTCAGCAACAACGCCGGCGGCATTCTTGGCGGTATTTCCTCCGGCCAGCCGATCGTTGCCCACCTGGCCCTCAAGCCGACGTCGAGCATCACCACCCCGGGCCGCTCCATCGACGTCGATGGCAACTCGGTCGAGGTCATCACCAAGGGCCGTCACGACCCGTGCGTGGGTATCCGCGCCACGCCGATCGCCGAAGCGATGATGGCCATCGTGCTGATGGACCACCTGCTGCGCCATCGCGGGCAGAATGCCGAGGTACGCGTGAACACCCCGGTACTGGGCCAGCTGTAA
- a CDS encoding MFS transporter: protein MAAIPYWRLSSFYLFYFALLGSTAPFLALYFDHLGFSSARIGELVAIPMLMRCVAPNLWGWLGDRSGQRLLIVRLGALSTLATFSLIFFAKSYAWLALVMALHAFFWHAVLPQFEVITLAHLQGQTARYSQIRLWGSIGFILTVVGLGRLFDWLSLDIYPLALVIIMAGIVLASLWVPNAQPPGQNERASGGGFLKQLSSPGVAAFYLCVALMQLSHGPYYTFLTLHLEHLGYSRGTIGMLWALGVVAEVLMFLAMSWILARVSLRRVLLASFALAAVRWALLGNFAEHLGVLLLAQLLHAATFGSFHAAAIAFVQRSFAARQQGQGQALYAALAGTGGALGALYSGYSWNLLGPATTFSIASIAALAAAVIIALRMKEDSCPDEQP, encoded by the coding sequence GTGGCGGCGATTCCCTACTGGCGGCTGTCCAGCTTCTACCTGTTCTACTTCGCCTTGCTTGGTTCGACCGCGCCGTTTCTGGCGTTGTATTTCGATCATCTGGGTTTTTCCAGCGCGCGCATCGGCGAGCTGGTCGCCATTCCCATGCTGATGCGTTGCGTGGCCCCCAACCTGTGGGGCTGGCTGGGTGACCGCAGTGGCCAGCGCCTGCTGATCGTGCGCCTGGGGGCGTTGTCGACCCTGGCGACCTTTTCGCTGATCTTCTTCGCCAAGAGCTACGCCTGGCTGGCGCTGGTAATGGCCCTGCATGCGTTCTTCTGGCATGCGGTATTGCCGCAGTTTGAAGTCATCACCCTGGCCCATCTGCAGGGGCAGACCGCGCGTTACAGCCAGATCCGCCTGTGGGGGTCGATCGGCTTCATCCTCACCGTAGTCGGCCTGGGCCGCTTGTTCGACTGGCTGAGCCTGGACATCTACCCGCTGGCGCTGGTGATTATCATGGCCGGTATCGTCCTGGCCAGCCTCTGGGTGCCCAATGCCCAGCCGCCGGGGCAGAATGAGCGGGCCAGCGGCGGCGGCTTTCTCAAGCAACTGTCCAGCCCCGGGGTTGCCGCGTTTTACCTGTGCGTGGCGCTGATGCAACTGAGCCACGGCCCGTACTACACCTTTCTGACTCTGCACCTTGAGCACCTGGGCTACAGCCGCGGCACCATCGGCATGCTCTGGGCGCTGGGGGTGGTGGCCGAGGTGCTGATGTTCCTGGCCATGAGCTGGATTCTGGCGCGGGTATCGCTGCGCCGGGTGCTGCTGGCCAGCTTTGCCCTGGCGGCAGTGCGTTGGGCGTTGCTCGGCAATTTTGCCGAACATTTGGGCGTACTGTTGCTCGCCCAGCTCTTGCATGCGGCCACCTTTGGCAGTTTTCACGCGGCCGCCATCGCCTTCGTGCAACGCAGCTTCGCGGCCCGCCAGCAAGGTCAGGGGCAGGCGTTATATGCCGCACTGGCCGGCACTGGCGGCGCCTTGGGCGCCCTGTATTCGGGTTACAGCTGGAACCTGCTGGGGCCGGCTACCACCTTTAGTATTGCCAGCATCGCAGCCCTGGCTGCAGCCGTTATCATTGCGCTTCGAATGAAAGAGGATAGTTGCCCCGATGAGCAGCCTTAG
- a CDS encoding acireductone dioxygenase: MSSLSVYHQSTPDTPNKVLTHLEDIGATLQEQGVRFARWQAGAPIQAGASDQQLIGAYQASIDALKAETGYARVEVSREADTSLRDEHTCGEERLHFFAAGRGLVSLRIEDYIYAVLCEKGDLIGVPAGVRHWFDMGEEPRFVAIRVFNRPEGGLVRFTGDSIAKMFPRLDD, translated from the coding sequence ATGAGCAGCCTTAGCGTGTATCACCAGTCCACCCCGGACACCCCAAACAAGGTACTGACTCACCTGGAGGACATCGGCGCGACCCTGCAAGAGCAGGGCGTGCGTTTTGCCCGTTGGCAGGCTGGCGCGCCGATTCAGGCGGGCGCCAGCGACCAGCAACTGATTGGCGCTTATCAAGCCAGTATCGATGCGCTAAAAGCCGAGACCGGTTACGCCCGTGTCGAGGTAAGCCGCGAAGCGGATACCAGCCTGCGCGATGAGCACACCTGTGGCGAAGAGCGACTGCACTTTTTTGCCGCCGGGCGCGGGCTGGTCAGCCTGCGGATCGAGGACTACATCTATGCGGTGTTGTGCGAGAAGGGCGATTTGATCGGCGTGCCGGCAGGGGTTCGGCACTGGTTCGACATGGGCGAGGAGCCGCGGTTCGTGGCGATCCGGGTGTTCAACCGGCCGGAAGGTGGGCTTGTACGGTTTACTGGCGATTCGATTGCCAAGATGTTCCCGCGGCTTGACGACTGA
- a CDS encoding DUF3509 domain-containing protein, translating into MDLIQEKFASVFSAYDVTTQARPDGGILLTLRAADGTQTKRSISYAQLHSAEQLSWAISAIRRDLAEQASELPVISMLQSQQRFALPTYR; encoded by the coding sequence ATGGACCTCATCCAGGAAAAATTCGCCTCGGTATTCTCCGCCTACGATGTCACCACCCAGGCGCGCCCCGATGGCGGAATTCTGCTGACCCTGCGGGCAGCCGACGGTACCCAGACCAAGCGCTCGATTTCTTATGCCCAGCTGCATAGCGCCGAACAACTGTCGTGGGCGATCAGTGCGATTCGCCGCGACCTGGCTGAACAGGCCAGTGAGCTGCCGGTGATTTCGATGCTGCAAAGCCAGCAGCGGTTTGCCTTGCCGACTTATCGGTAA
- a CDS encoding ankyrin repeat domain-containing protein produces the protein MSDQRRPTPMNDDEAAAFAEEVFDRARKGDAVILGRLLENGLPVNLRNGNGDTLLMLASYHGHLDAVAVLLEHGADPQIANDKGQLPIAGAAFKGNLEMVQLLVDKGAEVDGASADGRTALMMAAMFNRTVIVDYLLAQGANPRHRDARGTDALGAAQTMGAPETTEQLLKLLG, from the coding sequence ATGTCTGACCAACGCAGGCCAACGCCGATGAACGACGACGAGGCGGCAGCGTTTGCCGAAGAGGTCTTCGACCGGGCGCGCAAGGGCGACGCGGTGATACTCGGGCGCTTGCTGGAAAACGGCTTGCCAGTGAACCTGCGCAATGGCAATGGCGACACCTTGCTGATGCTTGCCAGCTACCACGGGCACCTGGATGCCGTGGCGGTACTGCTCGAGCACGGCGCCGACCCGCAGATCGCCAATGACAAGGGCCAGTTGCCGATTGCCGGCGCGGCCTTCAAGGGTAACCTGGAGATGGTCCAGCTGCTGGTGGACAAGGGCGCCGAGGTCGATGGCGCGTCCGCCGATGGACGCACCGCGCTGATGATGGCGGCGATGTTCAACCGCACGGTGATTGTCGACTACCTGCTGGCCCAGGGCGCCAACCCGCGCCATCGCGACGCCCGTGGCACCGATGCCCTGGGCGCGGCGCAAACCATGGGCGCGCCCGAGACCACCGAGCAGTTGCTCAAGCTGCTCGGCTAA
- a CDS encoding ZIP family metal transporter, whose product MPPAHSHSSPAPVPLWNAWMQQAQSSPWLSAGLGLSLLAVLGLLIASAWNAVHGDHQQNLHMAMLGGLAGFAATALGAVMAVVLREVSARTQDVMLGFAAGMMLAASSFSLILPGLDAAREITGNGPYAALTVVVGMGLGVLLMLGLDRFTPHEHESTGPCGPQAERINRVWLFVLAITLHNLPEGMAIGVSFANGDLNVGLPLTSAIAIQDIPEGLAVALALRATGLSTFKAALVAIGSGLMEPIGAVIGLGISTGFAIAYPVSMGLAAGAMIFVVSHEVIPETHRNGHQTSATLGLMGGFAVMMFLDTALG is encoded by the coding sequence ATGCCACCCGCCCACAGTCACAGCAGCCCCGCTCCCGTCCCCTTGTGGAACGCCTGGATGCAACAGGCACAAAGCAGCCCGTGGCTCAGCGCAGGTTTGGGCCTGAGCTTGCTGGCGGTGCTCGGCCTGCTGATCGCCAGCGCGTGGAATGCTGTGCATGGCGACCACCAGCAAAACCTGCACATGGCCATGCTCGGCGGCCTCGCCGGATTTGCCGCCACCGCCCTTGGCGCAGTCATGGCAGTGGTGCTGCGCGAGGTCAGCGCGCGCACCCAGGACGTGATGCTCGGCTTTGCCGCCGGGATGATGCTCGCCGCCAGCTCCTTCTCGCTGATTCTGCCGGGCCTCGACGCCGCGCGGGAGATCACCGGCAACGGCCCGTACGCGGCACTGACGGTGGTGGTCGGCATGGGCCTGGGGGTCTTGCTGATGCTCGGCCTTGACCGCTTCACCCCGCATGAGCACGAAAGTACCGGCCCCTGCGGCCCACAGGCGGAGCGGATCAACCGGGTGTGGCTGTTCGTCCTGGCCATCACCCTGCACAACCTGCCCGAGGGCATGGCCATCGGCGTCAGCTTTGCCAACGGTGACCTTAATGTCGGCCTGCCGCTGACCAGCGCCATCGCCATCCAGGACATTCCCGAAGGTTTGGCCGTGGCGCTGGCACTGCGCGCCACCGGTCTCTCGACCTTCAAGGCGGCGCTGGTGGCCATCGGTTCTGGTTTGATGGAGCCCATTGGCGCAGTGATCGGCCTGGGTATTTCCACCGGCTTTGCCATTGCCTACCCGGTGAGCATGGGCCTGGCAGCCGGGGCGATGATTTTCGTGGTGTCCCACGAAGTGATTCCGGAAACCCACCGCAACGGCCACCAGACCTCGGCAACCCTGGGCCTGATGGGCGGTTTTGCGGTGATGATGTTCCTCGATACCGCCCTGGGTTAA
- a CDS encoding PLDc N-terminal domain-containing protein yields MGSTFNSLVGLIILALDIWAIINVIKSGASGGAKILWILLILLLPVLGLIIWAIAGPRGNVRL; encoded by the coding sequence ATGGGTTCTACCTTCAATAGCCTGGTTGGGCTGATCATCCTCGCCCTGGACATCTGGGCGATCATCAATGTGATCAAAAGCGGTGCCAGCGGGGGCGCCAAGATTCTCTGGATCCTGCTGATTCTGCTGCTGCCGGTGCTGGGCCTGATTATCTGGGCGATAGCCGGGCCGCGGGGCAATGTGCGGCTGTAG
- a CDS encoding methylated-DNA--[protein]-cysteine S-methyltransferase — protein sequence MFFRYLPSPLGPLLLAGDEQGLRLLHMDAAQPWELAADWLPASNQLDDVARQLDEYFARKRETFEVRVAPCGTPFQREVWQALQRIPYGTTCSYGELAQAIGNPRSVRAVGTANGANPIAIIIPCHRVIGSNGTLTGFAGGIERKQILLELEGTWLI from the coding sequence ATGTTTTTTCGCTACCTACCAAGCCCGCTAGGCCCGCTGCTGCTGGCAGGCGATGAACAGGGCCTGCGCCTGCTGCACATGGACGCCGCCCAGCCCTGGGAGCTGGCCGCGGACTGGCTGCCGGCCAGCAACCAGCTGGACGACGTGGCGCGCCAACTGGACGAGTATTTCGCGCGCAAGCGCGAGACCTTCGAAGTGCGTGTGGCGCCCTGCGGCACACCGTTCCAGCGCGAGGTTTGGCAGGCCCTGCAGCGCATTCCCTACGGCACCACCTGCAGCTACGGCGAACTTGCCCAGGCCATCGGCAACCCCAGGTCGGTACGGGCAGTGGGCACCGCCAATGGCGCCAACCCGATTGCCATCATCATCCCCTGTCACCGGGTGATCGGCAGCAATGGCACCCTCACCGGCTTTGCCGGCGGGATCGAGCGCAAGCAGATCCTGTTGGAACTGGAGGGGACCTGGCTGATCTGA